GCCACCAGTGGCACCGTGATGTTCAAAGGCCGCGATGTGACCCATCGCACCGCCAATGAACGCATGGAGATCGGCCGGGTGGTGTCCGTGGTGTTCCAGGATCCGGCGACGGCTCTCAACGCCCGCATGCGCGTGATCGACCAACTCATCGACCCGCTGGCCGTGCACAAGATCGGCAACAAAGCGGAACGCGACAAGCGCGCCCACGAGCTGATCCGCATGGTGGGACTTCCCAGCTCCGCGCTTGACGCGCTGCCCGGCCAGCTCTCCGGCGGCCAACGTCAGCGCGTGGCCATCGCCCGGGCTCTTTCGCTCAATCCGGACGCGATCATCGCCGACGAACCCACGTCGGCCCTGGACGTCTCGGTGCGCGCGCAGATCCTCAACCTGCTCTCCGACCTGAAGAAATCGCTCGGCCTGTCCATGGTGTTCATCAGCCATGACATCCAGACCGTGCGGTACGTCTCCGACACGATCATCGTGATGAACCACGGCACCATCGTCGAACACGGCGAGGCCCGTCAGGTGCTCACCAATCCTCAGGACGACTACACGAAGACGTTGCTCGGCGCCGCGCCCTCGCTGCTGCACCCCACCGCCGAGGAATGCCGTCCGATCGCCTGACGCATCAGACACAACCAGACCATCCAACAAAGGAGTGAATATTATGACTACACCATTGCGCGGAGTGATCCCCCCGGTCGTCACCCCGCTCACCGCTGCGGGCGATATCGACGTCGCCAGTTTCGAACGCTCGATCAACCGCATGATCGATGCGGGTGTGGACGGCCTGTTCACACTCGGCTCCTCCGGCGAGGTGGCGTTCAGCACCGATGCCCGCCGCCGCGAGATCATCGAGACGGTGCTGCGCATCGTCGCCGGCCGTGTGCCCGTGCTCGTGGGCTGCATCGACACCGAAACCAACCGCGTGATCGAACATGCGAAGGCCGCCAAGGAGCTTGGCGCCGACGCGATCGTCATCACCGCTCCGTTCTACGCGCTGGGCGGTACGGCCGAGGTGGAACGCCACTTCCGTCTGGTCCACGCGGCCGTGCCGGATCTGCCGTTGTTCGCCTACGACATTCCCGTGTGTGTACACACCAAGCTGCCGGGCGACATGCTCGTGCGTTTAGGCCTCGACGGCGTGCTCGCCGGCGTGAAGGACTCGTCGAACGACGATGTGGCCTTCCGTTTTCTGGTGGATGACAATAACAAGGCGGGGCATCCGCTCACGCTGCTCACCGGCCAGGAAGTCGTCGTCGACGGCGCTTACATGGCCGGCGCCGATGGCTCCGTGCCCGGCTTGGCCAATGTTGAGGCCACCGGATATGTGCGCATGTGGCAGGCGTACGAGCGGGGCGACTGGAGTGCCGTGCGCGCCGAGCAGGACAAGCTCGCCGCGCTGATGCGCATCGTCACCAGCACGTCGGGTGTGGCCGGATTCGGCGCGGGCGTCGGCGCGTTCAAAACCGCCATGGCTCTGCTGGGTGTGTTCTCTACGAACCAGATGCCCGAACCGGTGCTGCCACTCAAGGGAGCGAACGTCGAAGCCGTCGCCGCCGTACTCACGGAGTGCGGCCTTGAACTGGCCCGCACCCCCGAAGAGGTGAGCGCCTCCACTGAGGCGTAGCCTCAAGGCTATGCCTGAACACCTTCCGTTGTTCGGCGTGTGATCGATCGCAAGCCGAACAACGGATCCATTTCTCATTATTCATTGCGCAAGTGGGGCGGAACCGTAAGGTTCCGCCCCACGTGTTGGTGTTGGCGCGATTCTTACTTCTGCAGTTCGGATTTCAGAATCGACTCGATGGGTTCGTAATGGTCGATCACGGCCTGACGATAGCCTTCCACATCACCGGCGATGGCGGTGTGGAGCATCCGAATATGCGCGTCCGCGGTTTTGTCGAGCTCCTGGCTCACCGGCAGTCCGAGCTGGGGCAGCACGGCCATATGCACCACCCACAGCCCCCGCACGAGCTGCTTGGCGATGGAGTTGTCCAACGCGTCCAGAACGCCCATATGGAATTCGATGTCCTGCGCCAGGAACGTCTCGCCTTGGGCGGCCATACGCGACATCTCCCGCGCCAGCTTCTCCAATTCGGGCTGCTCGGTGCCTTTGAGACTGGCCACCACTTCGTCGGCGCAGCCCATATCGAGGAATCGGCGCATTTGCACCACATCGTTGAGGTCAGAGAAGTTCTTACCCACCGACACCAGCGACCGGAACGTGAGCGTTTCCATCATCGGATCAAGCGACAGCGAGCCGACGAACGTGCCCTTGCCATGCTCGACCTTGACGATGTTCAGCGCTTCGAGCTTGCGGATGGCCTCGCGCACTGAGGATCGCGAGGCGCCGATTTTCTCGCAAAGCATCGTTTCCGTGGGCAGCACGTCGCCCGGTTGCAGATGCTCCTGCAGGATGAAGGAACGGATGGCGTCCATGGTCTCGTCGCAGCGGCTGCGTTGGTTGGAGGGCGTCGCCGGCTGTTGCTGGGTGAGGGTCGCTAAGCGCGACATCAGGGCCAGCTCCGTTTGGGTGAGCGGCTCGTGGCTCGATGCCGGTGCGGGGGTGGGGCTGGCTTCCATCGTTGTGTTCCTTTCTGATGATCTGCACAACGTTGTCGCGGAGATATCAGGCCGTGTGCCGATCGGCGACGCGGATCATGTAAGCGTTGTCAACTCTTCTCTCCACAATAGCCTCTTCATGCGGGTGTGTCGCAGAATATGGCTCATATTGTGCGCAAAGCACCTCTTCTCATCACAAGCGGCGGGATGCGGTTAAGCTGGAGTCATGTCGAAAGCATCAGTGGAAGCGCGCAAACAGTTGGACCGCATCGTGGCTTTGGGCTATCCGGACGTGGCGGATATGAGCGAGGCCGCGTTCCGGGCGCTGGCCATGCCGCTGATCAATGCGCTGGAACATACCGATTTGGGATCGAATATCCTTCTGGTGCCCACGCGCGAGCTGGTCTCTCCCGAATCGCTGATCGCCAGAACCTCCATCAACCGCATGGCCGGCTTCACCACCATGCCGCCGCGCGATATCGCCAGTTTCCTGCCGCAGGACGGTTTCGAGCCGCCGGAGGGGCCGTTCTATCTGGTGGTCGAACCCCATACGGGCACCTGCTATGTGAACCGCGAGCCGGATGTGGCGCGCAAACTCATCGACTCCGACGAACGGTTGCCGCTGACCCTGGAGGAGGGGCTGGCCATCGCCACCCAGCATCCCGACTGGCTGGAAGTCAAGAACGGATTCAATCTGCTGGGATCGCGCTCGGCGGATGGCCGCGTGCCGAGCATCTGGATGAGCCAGAACGCGCCTCGCCTAGGGGCCGTGTGGTCCAATTCGCGCCACACCTGGCTGGGCAACGCCTTCTGCGTGGCGCGCCGCGGGGTAAGTCTCTTCGGCTAGCGCCGACCGGTTTCGGCGTCTAGAGTGGGACTATGACTTTGCGATTCCGAGACAACGGGGTTTTCCGCGTGCTGCAAATGGCCGACGTGCAGGACGGACCGGACGTGCTGCCCGACACGATCCGCATGATACGCGAGGCCATCCGCGCCGCCGATCCCGATTTGGTGGTGTTCACCGGCGACCAGATCCGCGGCTATGATCCCGCCTATATCGACACGTTCCTACGCCGCCGCAGCGAGACTCCCGGCGCCCGGGTGCGCACGGTCACGCTGGTCGAGGCGAAACTGCGCGGCATCCGCCAACGCAACGCGCTGAACGCGAACCTCGAAGCCGCGGGGGAGCCGTCATCCGCGGACGCCCATGAGACGATTCCGGTCGCCGCTCCCGCGCACAATGCCGCCACGCTCGGCGAACTTATGGATGAGACGCGAGACAAGGTGCGCCGCACATTCGCCGGATTCCTCGGGCCTGTGGTCGAAGCAGGCGTCCCGTTCGCCGCCACCTACGGCAACCATGACTTCCAATGCGGCATCCTGCCCGACGAACAGGACGACATCTACCGTGAGTTCCCCGGTTGCCTCAATCCCGATTTTCCGCGATCCGGCGGGGAGCATGATGCGTTGGCGTTGGAACCCGGCACCTTCGCATTGCCCATCGAAGCGTCCGATGGGTCGGGACGCGTGGCGATGAGCGTGATGATGGTCAACTCGGGTGATTACGCGGGAAATCCGGACGAGAACGACGCGCAATACCCCGCCTATGTGGTCAATTCGCGTGGGTTCGATCTGGCCGATTCCGACGGGTACGGCACGCCCTCTCCCGAGGCGATCGCATGGCTTGGTGACGTGCAGCGCGCGCTGGGGGAGCGCAACGGTGACGGACTGCCGGTGCCCGCCATCGCCTTCCAGCATATCCCGCCGCAGGAGTTCTACGACTGTCTGACCCAGGTGCCCGCATGGACCCCGAACGCCGTGGAGGGCGCGCGCGCATTCGCTGGACGCTGCTATGTGCTCAATCGTGACGTGTGCCGCCCGGGCTCCCGCCTGGGTGAGGCGATCGGCTGCGCGGACGAGAATGTGGGCGAGGTCGAGGCGCTGCGTGAGGCGGGCGGCTACTTCGCGCTGTTCTGCGGGCATGATCACAAGAACTCGTTCGTCGGTCATGTGCATGGACTGGATCTGGGATACGCGCCCACCTGCGGATTCGAATGCTATGGTCCGAAATCGCGCTACCGCGGCGTGCGTCTGTTCGAGTTCCATGAGAACGATCCGGCCGCCTACGAGACGCGCATGCTCACATGGGGCGAGTTGGTCGGACGCTATTCGAGCGATGAGGTGCGTGTGTGGTTCGAGGACCATTGCATCACCGACGCGATCGGATTGCGCAACGAACTGCGCCGCCCGCAGGTTTTCGCCGCGGTGGCCGGCGTGCTTTCCGTGAGTTTCGCCGCCGTGGTCCGCGCCATACTCCGCTCCCGTCGCGCCCGCCATTGATGCGGTGAGATGTTCGGCGTTGTTTGGGGCCGATGAGCTGTACGATGGGGAGTTACGCATGTTTCGTGCGTGTAAACGACCATGGGCCGGCCCGGAAGGCCGGCGCGACGCTCAAGCAAAGGAGGAACGATGGGTCAGGATCAATCGTCGGTGTTTGATCTCGCGGCGGTCGCTGCGATGTCCAACGGAGGGAACAACGACCCGCTGCTGCCTCCCGCGCGATTCATCGGCGAGCCGCAGAAGCCCAGCGCGATGCCGTACAACAAGTACGCGTCCTACAGCCAGCAGATTCCGTTCGACTATCCCGAACGCACATGGCCGGGCAAGAGGCTCGAACGCGCGCCGCGCTGGTGCTCCGTCGATCTGCGCGACGGCAATCAGGCGCTGGTCAATCCGATGGATTCCGAACGCAAGCTGCGCTTCTGGAACCTGCTCGTCTCCATGGGATACAAGGAGATCGAAGTCGGCTTCCCCTCCGCCTCCGAGACGGACTACGACTTCATCCGCATGCTGATCGAGCGCGAGCTCATCCCCGACGACGTGACGATCGTGGTGCTCACCCAGGCTCGCGAGCATCTGATCCGCAAAACCTACGAGTGCCTTAAGGGCGCCAAGCGCGCCGTGGTGCATTTCTACAACTCCGTCTCCGTGCTGCAGCGCGAGGTGGTGTTCCGTCTTGACAAGGCCGGCATCAAGAAGCTGGCCACCGACGCGGCCACGCTGTGCAAGGAGCTGGAGGGCGACGCCGAAGGCATCGACCTGTACTACGAGTATTCGCCGGAATCCTTCACCGGCACCGAGCCGGAATACGCGGTCGAGGTGTGCAATGCGGTGATCGACGTGATCAAGCCGACGCCCGAGCATCCGATGATCATCAACCTGCCGGCCACCGTGGAGATGACCACGCCGAACGTGTTCGCCGACCAGGTGGAATACGTGTCGAACAATCTCGTCGATCGCGACGCCGTGGTGCTGTCGCTCCACCCGCACAACGACGAGGGCATGGGCGTGGCCGCCACCGAGCTGGCGCTGCTCGCCGGCGCGGACCGCGTCGAGGGCTGCCTGCTGGGCAACGGCGAACGTACCGGCAACGTGGATCTGGTGACGCTGGGCCTGAACATGTTCACGCAGGGCATCGATCCGCAGATCGACCTGTCGAATGTGCCCGAGATCCGCAAGACGGTGGAATACTGCAACCAGATCAAGATCTCCGAGCGCCACCCCTACGCGGGCAACTTCGTGTTCACCGCGTTCTCCGGCTCGCATCAGGACGCCATCAAGAAGGGTCTCGAAGCCCGTCAGATGGCCGCCGAACGCGCCGGCGCCGATCTGGACAGCTTCGTATGGCTCGTGCCCTACCTGCCGATCGACCCGAAGGACATCGGCCGCACCTACGAGGCGATCATCCGCGTCAACTCGCAGTCCGGCAAGGGCGGCATGGCCTACCTGCTCAAAACCAACCACAACCTCGACCTGCCGAAGCGCCTGCAGATCGAATTCGACCGCATCGTGCAGAAGTACGCCGACGAGACCAAGCGTGAGGTCAAGGACGAGGATATCTGGCGTCTCTTCAAGGACGAGTACCTTCCGGTTGAGGAAGGCGGCAAGACGGCCGCCGGTGCCGTGGTGGGCGACGCGGCCGACGAGACGCTGGAGCAGTGGGGCCGTCTCAAGCTGCTTAAGGTGTCCGTCTCGTCCGGCGAGGATGGCTCCGACACCGTGCTCAAGGTGTCGCTGCTCGACCGCGGCGTGAATATGAGCGACGACTCGGACGACGTGGTGCGCGAGCTGTCCGGCATCGGCAACGGCCCGATCGCCGCGTTCATCAACGCGGTGAGCAACCTCGGCATCAACGTGTCCGTGATGGACTACGTGGAGCACACGATGACCGCGAGCACCGACGCCATGGCCGCCTCCTACGTGGAATGCCAGATCGGCGAGGAGCCGGAAAGCGAGATCATCTGGGGCGTCGGTATCGACTCCTCGATTATCACCAGCTCGCTCAAGGCGATTATCTCCGCGATCAACCGTTCCGAACGCTGATTCGCGCGTGACGTGCCATGCGTCGGAGACGATTCGTCCGGCGCGTTGGTCCGCATACGATAAGACCCCGAACCTTTCCGTTCGGGGTCTTTTTCGTTGCGGCTCCTTCTTCGTCGTTTTGAGTTGGGCCGCAGGGCCAAGGTCTGGTCGGATTCGCCGCCTTGGTTTGGGATCCTTCGACTCCGCTTCGCTCCGCTCAGGATGACGAGCGGGAGGTCATTCCGTTCGGGGGTGACGACAGGAGGCCGTTCCGTTCGGGTGTGAAGGAGGACGTTCGTGATGGAAGGGCGGTTCCGCTCGGGACGGCTGGATGAAATCGGCGATCGGTGCTGGGTGGGCGTCAGAGGCGTGCGCCCCAGAGGGCGCGATTGCCGCCGATGGCGGTGAAGGTGAGCGTGGGGCGGCCGTCGGTTTCGCGGGGGAGCACGGCGAACACGCCCGTGTAGGTCACGTCGTCCACGGTGATCGCCATTTCCGCGCGGCAGCAGGACGGTCTCCACATGGATTCGCGCAACGGTCGGGGCGCGGCGGACGTGGCGGATGCGATGTCCGTGGTGGCGTTGCTCTGCGGATTGCAGACGTCGGGATGGGCGGTCGTGCTGGGATTGGGGCCTGCAGTTTCGCTGGGAGTGGGGCTCGCGGTCTCGCTGGGAGTGGGGACTGCGACTGCGCCGGATACGCCGAGTAGTCGCCATGAGCCGCAGGTGGCCGGTCCGTCCGTCCCGCGCGGCATGTTCGCGGCGGACGTGTCGTAGAACGACACGACATCGCCTTCGGTCACGCGGCCGTCCTCGTGCAGGGTGATGGTGCGTGGTGCGTTGACTCCCTCCCACGAGCCGTCCTCGCGCCGTTTGCCGTTGAAAAACGTATGCGGATCATGCATCACGATCTCGTACTCGCCGGTCAGCTGTTCCTGGGCTGTCGGCGCAGTGGCCGGAACACCCTGATATTCGTAAGAGGCTGCGGCCAGCCATCCGTCGGGTGTGGGCAGTAGCTCGCGGATATGCGTCTCGTAATCCTCCTCGGCACGGGCGATGAAGCGCGTGTGGTAGACAAGGAACAGTCTGCCGTCCGAGCTGCGGCGCAAGGCGGAATTATGCCCCTGCGAGACTTCGACCTCCTCATCACGCGTGGGGCCGCCGCTCCATTTGACCGACGAAGTGAGGCGGATTCCGGTGCCTCTGGTGTGGTTGTCGGGGATTTCGCCGGAGGAGATCGCGGGATTGCCGTTCTGGTCGAAATACGGTCCGACGAGGTTTTTCGAGCGGAACAGACGGATCTGATATCCGCCTTCGCGGCCGAGCCAGCCGTACGACATAAATAGATACCACCATCCGTTCTCACGTACGAAATACGAGCCCTCGCCGGAATTCCAGTATCCGCCGGCCACTTTCACGCCGTAGTACGGGTCTGCGGCGTTCTTGACGAGCGGGTAGCGCGTCGTGTAGTCGCGCAGGCCAGTGGCAGGGTCGAGTCTGAACATCCAGATGCCGCCGAACCACGAGCCGACACTCATCCAGATCTCGCCGTGCTCGCACTGGATCGGCGTCGCGTCGATCGCGTTGATATGCGTGTCCTTGAGTGACTGATAGCGTGCCAGATTGCCATACGCCTCGTCTCCCAACACGCGTGGCACGTCGGTGAGCCGCACATTGTCGGGAGTGAAGCCGGAGTAGACGACCGGTCCTACGTAGGTCCAGTCGCCATCCAGATGATCGGCGGTGAGCAGCACGATGACGGAACGGAAATTCGCGCCGTTCACCGACAGGTACATGCACCAGCGGCGCATAGTTTCGTTCCAGATCACGTCCGGTGCCCACGTGTTGCCTTCGAGTTCGGGATTTTCGGGCTGGCTGGGCCAGTTGTGCCAGATTTCGTCAAGCAGGGCGTGCGGATCGCGACTCAAATTGTTGTCGAACCGTTCCCAGTGCACGAGGTCGCGGCTTTTCGCGAAGCGGCGGTGCGTGCCGAAGATGTAGTAGACGCCGTTCTCTTCGGCGATGGCGGGATCGTGGATGGCGACACGGCCGTCTGCCAGCGGGTATTCGGCTGGAGGCTTGTTGGTTTCGGCGACGGTCTTGACGGCGGTCTCGCTGGTGTGCTCTGGCATGGGATGGTTCCTTGGAAGTGCTTGGACATCGGCCCGTGGTCCCTTCTGACGTCCGACCGTCAGAAGGGACCGTAAGACGGGGGCGAATGTGCGGCCAGGCTGGGTCGGCGTGCGGGCTGGTCCAACCTGGCCGTG
Above is a window of Bifidobacterium eulemuris DNA encoding:
- a CDS encoding ABC transporter ATP-binding protein, translating into MSDHQTPIIELKDVEVVFTTRAGSGLFHKNRITAVNKVNLKLMPGETIGIVGESGCGKSTTANIMCGLQQATSGTVMFKGRDVTHRTANERMEIGRVVSVVFQDPATALNARMRVIDQLIDPLAVHKIGNKAERDKRAHELIRMVGLPSSALDALPGQLSGGQRQRVAIARALSLNPDAIIADEPTSALDVSVRAQILNLLSDLKKSLGLSMVFISHDIQTVRYVSDTIIVMNHGTIVEHGEARQVLTNPQDDYTKTLLGAAPSLLHPTAEECRPIA
- a CDS encoding dihydrodipicolinate synthase family protein — its product is MTTPLRGVIPPVVTPLTAAGDIDVASFERSINRMIDAGVDGLFTLGSSGEVAFSTDARRREIIETVLRIVAGRVPVLVGCIDTETNRVIEHAKAAKELGADAIVITAPFYALGGTAEVERHFRLVHAAVPDLPLFAYDIPVCVHTKLPGDMLVRLGLDGVLAGVKDSSNDDVAFRFLVDDNNKAGHPLTLLTGQEVVVDGAYMAGADGSVPGLANVEATGYVRMWQAYERGDWSAVRAEQDKLAALMRIVTSTSGVAGFGAGVGAFKTAMALLGVFSTNQMPEPVLPLKGANVEAVAAVLTECGLELARTPEEVSASTEA
- a CDS encoding FadR/GntR family transcriptional regulator; this translates as MSRLATLTQQQPATPSNQRSRCDETMDAIRSFILQEHLQPGDVLPTETMLCEKIGASRSSVREAIRKLEALNIVKVEHGKGTFVGSLSLDPMMETLTFRSLVSVGKNFSDLNDVVQMRRFLDMGCADEVVASLKGTEQPELEKLAREMSRMAAQGETFLAQDIEFHMGVLDALDNSIAKQLVRGLWVVHMAVLPQLGLPVSQELDKTADAHIRMLHTAIAGDVEGYRQAVIDHYEPIESILKSELQK
- a CDS encoding DUF5701 family protein, producing the protein MSKASVEARKQLDRIVALGYPDVADMSEAAFRALAMPLINALEHTDLGSNILLVPTRELVSPESLIARTSINRMAGFTTMPPRDIASFLPQDGFEPPEGPFYLVVEPHTGTCYVNREPDVARKLIDSDERLPLTLEEGLAIATQHPDWLEVKNGFNLLGSRSADGRVPSIWMSQNAPRLGAVWSNSRHTWLGNAFCVARRGVSLFG
- a CDS encoding metallophosphoesterase family protein, translated to MTLRFRDNGVFRVLQMADVQDGPDVLPDTIRMIREAIRAADPDLVVFTGDQIRGYDPAYIDTFLRRRSETPGARVRTVTLVEAKLRGIRQRNALNANLEAAGEPSSADAHETIPVAAPAHNAATLGELMDETRDKVRRTFAGFLGPVVEAGVPFAATYGNHDFQCGILPDEQDDIYREFPGCLNPDFPRSGGEHDALALEPGTFALPIEASDGSGRVAMSVMMVNSGDYAGNPDENDAQYPAYVVNSRGFDLADSDGYGTPSPEAIAWLGDVQRALGERNGDGLPVPAIAFQHIPPQEFYDCLTQVPAWTPNAVEGARAFAGRCYVLNRDVCRPGSRLGEAIGCADENVGEVEALREAGGYFALFCGHDHKNSFVGHVHGLDLGYAPTCGFECYGPKSRYRGVRLFEFHENDPAAYETRMLTWGELVGRYSSDEVRVWFEDHCITDAIGLRNELRRPQVFAAVAGVLSVSFAAVVRAILRSRRARH
- the leuA gene encoding 2-isopropylmalate synthase, whose amino-acid sequence is MGQDQSSVFDLAAVAAMSNGGNNDPLLPPARFIGEPQKPSAMPYNKYASYSQQIPFDYPERTWPGKRLERAPRWCSVDLRDGNQALVNPMDSERKLRFWNLLVSMGYKEIEVGFPSASETDYDFIRMLIERELIPDDVTIVVLTQAREHLIRKTYECLKGAKRAVVHFYNSVSVLQREVVFRLDKAGIKKLATDAATLCKELEGDAEGIDLYYEYSPESFTGTEPEYAVEVCNAVIDVIKPTPEHPMIINLPATVEMTTPNVFADQVEYVSNNLVDRDAVVLSLHPHNDEGMGVAATELALLAGADRVEGCLLGNGERTGNVDLVTLGLNMFTQGIDPQIDLSNVPEIRKTVEYCNQIKISERHPYAGNFVFTAFSGSHQDAIKKGLEARQMAAERAGADLDSFVWLVPYLPIDPKDIGRTYEAIIRVNSQSGKGGMAYLLKTNHNLDLPKRLQIEFDRIVQKYADETKREVKDEDIWRLFKDEYLPVEEGGKTAAGAVVGDAADETLEQWGRLKLLKVSVSSGEDGSDTVLKVSLLDRGVNMSDDSDDVVRELSGIGNGPIAAFINAVSNLGINVSVMDYVEHTMTASTDAMAASYVECQIGEEPESEIIWGVGIDSSIITSSLKAIISAINRSER
- a CDS encoding family 43 glycosylhydrolase; translated protein: MPEHTSETAVKTVAETNKPPAEYPLADGRVAIHDPAIAEENGVYYIFGTHRRFAKSRDLVHWERFDNNLSRDPHALLDEIWHNWPSQPENPELEGNTWAPDVIWNETMRRWCMYLSVNGANFRSVIVLLTADHLDGDWTYVGPVVYSGFTPDNVRLTDVPRVLGDEAYGNLARYQSLKDTHINAIDATPIQCEHGEIWMSVGSWFGGIWMFRLDPATGLRDYTTRYPLVKNAADPYYGVKVAGGYWNSGEGSYFVRENGWWYLFMSYGWLGREGGYQIRLFRSKNLVGPYFDQNGNPAISSGEIPDNHTRGTGIRLTSSVKWSGGPTRDEEVEVSQGHNSALRRSSDGRLFLVYHTRFIARAEEDYETHIRELLPTPDGWLAAASYEYQGVPATAPTAQEQLTGEYEIVMHDPHTFFNGKRREDGSWEGVNAPRTITLHEDGRVTEGDVVSFYDTSAANMPRGTDGPATCGSWRLLGVSGAVAVPTPSETASPTPSETAGPNPSTTAHPDVCNPQSNATTDIASATSAAPRPLRESMWRPSCCRAEMAITVDDVTYTGVFAVLPRETDGRPTLTFTAIGGNRALWGARL